GCGGAGGAGCCGGGTAACCCGGGGGCATGGGGCGAGGCCTCATGTAGCCGGGTGGGGGAGGCTCGGGTCGCTCTCCTGGGTAGTGGGGAGGCCAGTAGCCCCCCCTGTCTGGGGGAGGAGGTGGGTACTCTTCGCCTTCTTCATATCTAGGTCGACTCTTAGAAACCTGAACATGGATGCGTTtgtctggggggaaaaaatgagaaGGAATAGAGATTAAAAGGTGCATTTCAGTTGGCAAgacattttatttcctctttctctGTGCTTCTGAGGTTCTTTCTCACCTTGAAACTCTGCATTATCGAGTCCCTTCATCGCATCCATGGCCTCGTCATAATTGGGCATGTGCACAAAGGCAAAGTTCTTGACTATAGCGCACTCCGTGACCGTGCCGTACTCTTCAAACAGAGCGCGGAGCTCGTCATCGGAGCCCTTCTCCACGTTGGCGACGTGCAGCTTGACCGGGCCCTGGTTCTTCCCGTGACTGGCCTCGACGTTGATCGGCGTGCCGTGCATTTTGTGCAGGTGGAGGGTCTTGATGGCTTTGGTGGCCGCCTTGCGGTCCTCCATGTGGACGAAGGCGAAGTTTTTAATGATGGCGCACTCGGTGACCTTGCCGTACTCGGCAAACAGCTCCTTGATTTCATCCTCGGTGGCTTCTTGGGGAAGGTTCCCCACAAAAATCTTCACCATtgctgcagatctgattaaaaaaaaccaacacagaacaggaaagttagaaaaacagagaaaatggaaCGGTTCTGCACTGCCCCTCAGCTGTGAAACACTTTGTCTCCACAGACTGTGACACGCTTCCACAAAGGCATTAAAACCTTTGCTTTCACCCAATACCTTTCATGATCTCCCTTTAAATGCTTCGTCTTGCCTCTTATTTTCTATACGTTTATTGCACTATACTTTTACTTCTGCATTTAATATCCCCGTTTCTATtatgtttcttgttttattaaccGTGGCACCGTAAGATTTCAAATATGCATCCGAGTTTTCAATACTCCTAAAATGTTATAAAGATTAAGTATTTGATTTATCGCTACACACCGGGTTCTACTAATCTAATAGACTTTACGGGTCAAATGTTGTTGggaggacaaaataaaagattGAACTTTGTTTTAGTGAAGCTTTGCTCAGTTTGATCATTTagtccactgagctatataatacactggagtgctgattttgccgaaaaactgaagtcactggccgccatcttgctactccctactctcacagaatcccataggatttgcttgcaacaacaag
The DNA window shown above is from Fundulus heteroclitus isolate FHET01 chromosome 14, MU-UCD_Fhet_4.1, whole genome shotgun sequence and carries:
- the LOC105925540 gene encoding RNA-binding protein 4B, translated to MVKIFVGNLPQEATEDEIKELFAEYGKVTECAIIKNFAFVHMEDRKAATKAIKTLHLHKMHGTPINVEASHGKNQGPVKLHVANVEKGSDDELRALFEEYGTVTECAIVKNFAFVHMPNYDEAMDAMKGLDNAEFQDKRIHVQVSKSRPRYEEGEEYPPPPPDRGGYWPPHYPGERPEPPPPGYMRPRPMPPGYPAPPLPPPPPRRAVYPERPYEGERERYNMVDYYEKYRARPYGIPPYEQHRAIPPPPPPPPSAVVRGRPLSSPLDPYERRPLPPPPPPPPSSYYARDRSPIRRAPNTPLPPPPSNGYAYERSRLSPVARVPAYAVPRARDPYADRLPPPPPARYSY